Proteins from one Bacteriovorax sp. BAL6_X genomic window:
- a CDS encoding DUF444 family protein: MDHPIKRDHARFRKIIKGKVRDNLRKYIAGGEMPIPKGNGQFKVPMPSINTPQFRFGDKSQGGTGQGDGQPGDPVDGQGEPGEGQGEPGEAGEQEGDKALDVEMSLDELASILGNELALPKIEPKGKKNMQSTVDRYTSIGTVGPDSLKHYKRSFKEALKRQIAMGTYDPKNPVVVPIKSDMRYRSSDSKIEFENSAVVIYMMDVSGSMGDEQKEIVRTESFWINLWLKSQYKDIEIRYIIHDATAKEVDEETFFRTRESGGTLISSALKLCKDMIASDYNSDEWNIYPFHFSDGDNWSAEDTKVCLDILKNSIIPNSNAFFYGQVESRYGSGQFYKDLAKEFGEKHEDVILSKIKNKEAILDSIKDFLGKGK; the protein is encoded by the coding sequence ATGGATCACCCGATTAAAAGAGACCACGCACGTTTTCGTAAAATTATTAAAGGAAAGGTGCGTGATAATCTAAGAAAGTATATTGCTGGCGGTGAGATGCCTATTCCAAAAGGCAATGGGCAATTTAAAGTTCCAATGCCTTCTATTAATACTCCTCAGTTTCGTTTTGGCGATAAAAGTCAAGGTGGTACAGGGCAAGGTGATGGCCAACCAGGTGACCCAGTCGATGGACAAGGGGAACCAGGGGAAGGTCAAGGGGAGCCCGGGGAGGCAGGAGAGCAGGAAGGTGATAAGGCCCTTGATGTTGAAATGAGTCTTGACGAGCTTGCTTCGATTCTTGGCAATGAACTTGCTTTACCTAAGATTGAACCTAAGGGTAAGAAGAATATGCAATCAACTGTGGATCGCTACACTAGTATCGGTACTGTTGGTCCAGATTCTCTAAAGCATTATAAGAGATCTTTTAAAGAGGCGCTAAAGCGCCAAATCGCGATGGGAACTTATGATCCAAAGAATCCTGTGGTTGTTCCAATTAAAAGTGATATGCGATACCGTTCGAGTGATTCAAAGATTGAATTTGAAAATTCTGCGGTTGTTATCTATATGATGGACGTATCAGGCTCAATGGGTGATGAGCAAAAAGAAATTGTTCGTACAGAATCTTTTTGGATTAATCTATGGCTTAAGTCTCAGTATAAAGACATTGAAATTCGTTATATTATCCACGATGCTACAGCAAAAGAAGTTGATGAAGAGACATTCTTTAGAACTCGTGAAAGTGGCGGAACTCTCATTTCATCGGCACTCAAGCTTTGCAAGGATATGATTGCAAGTGACTATAACTCTGACGAATGGAATATTTACCCTTTCCATTTTTCTGATGGAGATAATTGGTCGGCCGAAGACACAAAGGTTTGTCTTGATATTTTAAAGAATTCAATTATTCCAAATTCAAATGCATTCTTCTATGGGCAAGTTGAGTCTCGCTATGGATCGGGGCAATTTTATAAAGATCTTGCCAAAGAGTTCGGTGAAAAGCATGAGGATGTAATTTTAAGTAAAATTAAAAATAAAGAAGCAATCTTAGATTCAATAAAAGATTTTCTAGGAAAAGGTAAGTAA
- a CDS encoding SpoVR family protein, whose product MERTKPLSGELARLRDEVHSYAVEYGLDFYPVVFEVCDYDTVCILAANGGFPSRYPHWRFGLEYDRLAKGNKYGFQKIYELVINTDPCYAYLLSSNRYVDQKLVMAHVYGHADFFKNNAWFRGTDRRMMDVMANHGTKVRRYMDKYGQDRVEEFIDTVLSFENLLDVNVLFQSEEKQKTSADEDFEFKDDRSQVLRSFMNSKMGRAGLEEGKSEVKKTPLELLDEEIRGTRDIMKFLIDHAPIEDWQADIIGILREEAYYFLPQRMTKIMNEGWASYWHSKILTKKALNSSEIIDFADIHSGVMAMSKQNINPYKIGIELMRDIEYRWDTGKFGKEYQDCTDLYKKENWHIETNKGREKIFEVRRTHNDITFIDEFFTEEFCNRMQLFTYKYNSRTGRNEIETRDFKEIKAKLLNQLTNFGSPIIEVESANHKNRGELLLRHVHQGVDLDLTQAQDTMANIYKIWKRPVSITTVVEDNSIVYQFDGVEFKEDK is encoded by the coding sequence ATGGAAAGGACAAAACCACTAAGTGGTGAACTTGCAAGATTAAGAGATGAAGTGCACAGCTATGCTGTTGAATACGGTCTCGATTTCTATCCTGTTGTTTTCGAAGTTTGTGACTATGATACAGTTTGTATTCTTGCTGCAAATGGAGGATTTCCTTCTCGCTATCCTCATTGGAGATTCGGGCTAGAATATGATCGTCTTGCTAAAGGTAATAAATACGGTTTTCAAAAAATATACGAACTTGTGATTAACACTGATCCTTGTTATGCCTACCTTCTAAGCTCTAATCGTTATGTCGATCAGAAGCTAGTTATGGCACATGTTTATGGCCACGCTGATTTCTTTAAAAATAATGCATGGTTTAGAGGAACAGATCGTCGCATGATGGATGTTATGGCCAATCATGGGACAAAAGTACGTCGCTATATGGATAAATACGGTCAAGACCGTGTGGAAGAGTTTATTGATACAGTTCTTTCTTTTGAAAACTTACTAGATGTAAATGTACTTTTCCAAAGTGAAGAAAAACAGAAGACATCGGCCGACGAGGATTTTGAATTTAAAGATGATCGTTCACAAGTTCTACGCTCTTTTATGAACTCAAAGATGGGACGTGCTGGACTTGAAGAAGGTAAGAGCGAAGTTAAAAAGACGCCTCTTGAACTACTTGATGAAGAGATTCGTGGCACACGTGATATTATGAAATTTCTTATTGATCACGCTCCAATTGAAGACTGGCAAGCAGATATCATAGGCATACTAAGAGAAGAAGCGTATTACTTTCTACCTCAAAGAATGACTAAGATTATGAATGAGGGCTGGGCCTCTTATTGGCACTCTAAAATTCTTACAAAAAAGGCCTTGAATAGTTCAGAGATTATTGATTTTGCAGATATTCATTCTGGTGTTATGGCCATGAGTAAGCAAAATATTAACCCATATAAAATCGGTATTGAGCTGATGCGCGATATCGAGTACCGTTGGGATACTGGAAAATTTGGTAAAGAATACCAAGACTGTACCGATCTTTACAAGAAAGAAAATTGGCATATCGAAACGAATAAAGGACGCGAAAAGATTTTTGAAGTAAGGCGTACTCATAATGATATTACTTTTATCGATGAGTTCTTTACTGAAGAATTTTGTAATCGCATGCAGCTTTTTACTTATAAGTATAACTCGCGCACTGGCCGAAATGAGATCGAGACACGTGACTTTAAAGAAATTAAAGCAAAGCTTTTAAATCAACTAACGAATTTTGGTTCTCCAATAATTGAAGTCGAATCAGCTAATCATAAAAACCGTGGAGAGCTACTACTTCGCCATGTTCACCAAGGTGTCGACTTAGATTTAACACAGGCCCAAGATACGATGGCAAATATCTATAAAATCTGGAAAAGACCTGTTTCAATTACTACTGTTGTAGAAGATAACTCTATTGTTTATCAATTTGATGGTGTTGAATTTAAAGAAGATAAGTAG
- a CDS encoding RNA polymerase factor sigma-32: protein MAKVNNNNKSKDRVKYDVEVLPSVEESALIETPHSINDDEDEYVDIVTKKLTIEEEVQLIQETLPALASNLPVPSKLDNKLNQYLKDISRYELLSPEQEKLLVKQFRESGDIELAKKLVVSNLRLVVKIAMEYRSAHSNVMDLIQEGNIGLMKAVSLFEPDKGAKLSYYASWWIKSYILKFILDNFKLVKLGSTNEQKKLFYNLMREKERLEAQGIKPDHKTIAQNLDVSEKAVALMDMRLGEGGSEVSIDTPVGESSSTMGDLLPDSGDFAEDIEFQQSLKLLQDNLDQFIQGLKPRDQEIFRERLLNDAPRSLQSIADDYGVSRERIRQIEARLLENLKVYMSEIIR from the coding sequence ATGGCAAAAGTTAATAACAATAATAAAAGTAAAGATAGAGTAAAGTACGATGTCGAGGTTCTTCCATCGGTTGAAGAATCTGCTCTTATTGAAACTCCTCATTCAATAAATGATGATGAAGATGAGTATGTTGATATCGTCACTAAAAAGCTAACAATTGAGGAAGAAGTTCAGTTGATTCAAGAGACCTTACCGGCCCTCGCCTCAAACCTGCCAGTTCCTTCTAAGCTCGACAATAAGCTCAATCAATACCTAAAAGATATCTCTCGCTACGAACTTCTTTCACCTGAGCAGGAAAAGTTACTCGTTAAGCAATTTCGTGAATCTGGGGATATCGAATTAGCAAAGAAGCTTGTTGTCTCAAATCTGCGTCTGGTTGTTAAGATTGCCATGGAGTATCGCAGTGCTCATTCCAATGTGATGGACCTTATCCAAGAGGGGAATATTGGATTAATGAAGGCCGTCTCGCTCTTTGAGCCAGATAAAGGGGCCAAACTTTCATATTACGCTTCTTGGTGGATTAAGTCTTATATTTTGAAGTTCATTCTCGATAATTTTAAGTTAGTAAAGCTAGGCTCAACTAATGAACAGAAGAAGCTTTTTTATAACCTCATGCGTGAAAAAGAGCGGCTTGAGGCCCAAGGTATCAAGCCAGACCACAAGACAATTGCTCAAAACCTCGATGTGAGTGAAAAGGCCGTGGCATTGATGGATATGCGCTTAGGTGAAGGGGGATCGGAAGTCAGTATCGATACTCCAGTTGGTGAGTCATCATCAACAATGGGGGACCTTTTGCCTGACTCTGGTGACTTTGCTGAGGATATTGAGTTTCAGCAGTCCTTGAAATTATTACAAGACAATCTGGACCAATTCATTCAAGGCCTAAAGCCCAGAGATCAAGAAATCTTTCGCGAAAGACTTCTAAATGACGCTCCACGCTCTCTTCAGTCCATAGCCGATGATTATGGGGTCTCTAGAGAGCGAATTCGCCAAATTGAGGCCCGATTGCTTGAGAATTTAAAGGTTTACATGAGTGAAATTATAAGATAA